A part of Candidatus Binatia bacterium genomic DNA contains:
- a CDS encoding lysophospholipid acyltransferase family protein, with protein sequence MAPSNAPEMLPEQLKVDGLWWRKFAMLGSVYGPEWWKRWSPPVIAAIIFCLIGPNRRGAIANMKRILGTREASVATPAALRMFVEFAHCMTETMEYFGPRPHPVRVDVPEPDLLRQTLENGRGAVIVTGHLGNWDAAAVALQRYGRSVTVVMAHEANASTHEYVRRMRETHDIRVVYSDESVFSSLNLVRSLRANNIIAMQLDRGSAFGRVIAIPFFGAPAHFSEGPFHLARVAGAPIVPCFAPRLGVRHYEIRFGSAHEMPDRSRTSGIRDIATRVVADFEAIVRENPCQWFQFADFWAGPDAERLTRGPSQFSRESEQPARPAARS encoded by the coding sequence ATGGCGCCTAGCAACGCTCCGGAAATGCTGCCCGAGCAGCTCAAGGTGGACGGCCTGTGGTGGCGCAAGTTCGCGATGCTCGGGAGCGTCTACGGCCCGGAGTGGTGGAAGCGCTGGTCGCCTCCCGTGATCGCGGCGATCATCTTCTGCCTCATCGGTCCGAACCGGCGAGGGGCGATCGCGAACATGAAGCGCATCCTCGGCACCCGCGAGGCCAGCGTCGCGACGCCGGCGGCGCTGCGCATGTTCGTCGAATTCGCGCATTGCATGACCGAGACGATGGAGTACTTCGGCCCGCGTCCCCACCCGGTGCGGGTCGATGTTCCGGAGCCCGACCTGCTGCGCCAGACGCTGGAAAATGGCCGCGGGGCGGTCATCGTCACCGGGCACCTCGGCAACTGGGACGCCGCCGCAGTGGCCCTGCAGCGCTACGGCCGCAGCGTCACCGTCGTCATGGCCCACGAAGCCAATGCGAGCACGCACGAATACGTGCGACGCATGCGCGAGACCCACGACATCCGAGTCGTCTACTCCGACGAGTCGGTCTTTTCGTCGCTGAACCTGGTGCGCTCGCTCAGGGCCAACAACATCATCGCGATGCAGCTCGACCGCGGGAGCGCGTTCGGCCGCGTGATCGCGATTCCGTTCTTCGGCGCACCCGCGCACTTTTCCGAAGGCCCGTTTCACCTGGCCCGCGTCGCCGGCGCGCCGATCGTGCCGTGCTTCGCTCCTCGACTCGGCGTGCGTCACTACGAGATCCGCTTCGGCAGCGCGCACGAAATGCCGGACCGCTCGCGCACCAGCGGGATCCGCGACATCGCGACGCGCGTCGTCGCCGACTTCGAGGCGATCGTGCGCGAGAATCCTTGCCAGTGGTTCCAGTTCGCGGATTTCTGGGCGGGTCCGGATGCCGAGCGGCTCACGCGAGGGCCCTCGCAATTCTCGCGCGAGTCTGAGCAGCCAGCGCGTCCCGCTGCTCGTAGCTGA
- a CDS encoding lysophospholipid acyltransferase family protein: MPLAGEEAANEAAARSVPRARVIANRLIFRAMLFTMGSIAVVLHFVLRREEQTWRFAKAQARTLARLLGVKVRVQGLENVPAGPCVFVANHRSHFDIAAILGFVPGIARFTAKKELFREPVLGLVMRTMGMIPVDRDNPGKAVERLRRIQADGHSLVFFPEGTRSRAGVLAPFKKGAFVTAIELGLPIVPIACRGSEAIMPAGGYLSILPGEMDLVILEPAPTVGLSYEQRDALAAQTRARIARALA; the protein is encoded by the coding sequence GTGCCCCTGGCTGGCGAAGAAGCCGCGAACGAGGCGGCCGCGCGCAGCGTCCCGCGCGCAAGGGTGATTGCCAATCGCCTGATCTTCCGCGCGATGCTGTTCACCATGGGCTCGATCGCCGTGGTCCTGCACTTCGTGCTGCGCCGCGAAGAGCAGACCTGGCGCTTCGCCAAGGCTCAGGCGAGAACGCTTGCGCGCCTGCTCGGCGTCAAGGTGCGGGTGCAAGGCCTCGAGAACGTCCCGGCCGGTCCCTGCGTGTTCGTCGCCAACCACCGCAGCCATTTCGACATCGCCGCGATCCTCGGCTTCGTGCCCGGCATCGCGCGCTTCACCGCCAAAAAGGAGCTGTTCCGCGAACCGGTGCTCGGGCTGGTGATGCGCACGATGGGAATGATCCCGGTCGACCGCGACAACCCAGGCAAGGCCGTCGAGAGGCTGCGGCGTATCCAGGCGGACGGACACTCGCTGGTGTTTTTCCCCGAAGGCACGCGCAGCCGCGCCGGCGTGCTCGCCCCTTTCAAGAAAGGCGCCTTCGTCACCGCCATCGAGCTGGGACTTCCGATCGTCCCGATCGCCTGCCGCGGCAGCGAGGCGATCATGCCGGCCGGCGGCTACCTGTCGATCCTGCCGGGAGAGATGGACCTGGTGATCCTCGAGCCGGCGCCGACCGTCGGGCTCAGCTACGAGCAGCGGGACGCGCTGGCTGCTCAGACTCGCGCGAGAATTGCGAGGGCCCTCGCGTGA
- a CDS encoding radical SAM protein — protein MRVLLVSPTHYDLAGGLHKTTRYWTSGTTLPYLKALTPPEWKVDMVDELFADIPDPATSAPYDVVGITAMGPQIRRAYDLADRFRDAGSKVVLGGTWVTLTPDESLKHADAIVAGEAEMVWPGLLADLAGGRSRGLYRSEAWFDLAKMPSIDHRELPLLKWEAFRKSWLYRMYFHWPITFSRGCPHPCEYCAVQTYYRRSFRTRPVEQVIDEMRRIKSLGADRLLFLDDNPVAHPEKAKELFRAMIPLKMKWASQSTINIARDDELLDLAARSGCVSLSIGLESIDEASLDSVSKGFNKPARFVEDLAKIRRAGIQVIALLIIGLDGDTTATFGRSLEFLVANRISFLKLFTPCPYPGTKYHDDMVAEGRILETDWGRYDYGSAIVRPLNMTSDQMLEGFQEVYRGFYSMPSILKRLVPPKGRRPLETAAYLVANLKVNRYLASHPDAWGTIS, from the coding sequence GTGCGCGTCCTGCTCGTATCTCCGACCCACTACGACCTTGCGGGCGGTCTGCACAAGACGACCCGCTACTGGACCAGTGGGACTACCCTTCCGTACCTGAAGGCGCTGACTCCGCCGGAATGGAAAGTGGACATGGTCGACGAGCTCTTCGCCGACATTCCGGATCCTGCGACCTCGGCTCCCTACGACGTTGTCGGGATCACGGCGATGGGACCGCAGATCCGGCGTGCCTACGATCTTGCCGACCGTTTCCGCGACGCCGGCAGCAAAGTCGTCCTCGGCGGAACCTGGGTGACACTGACGCCGGACGAGTCTCTCAAGCATGCCGACGCGATCGTCGCCGGCGAAGCCGAAATGGTATGGCCGGGTCTCCTTGCCGATCTTGCCGGCGGGCGCAGCCGCGGCCTCTATCGCAGCGAGGCCTGGTTCGACCTTGCGAAAATGCCATCGATCGACCATCGCGAGCTGCCGCTGCTCAAGTGGGAGGCGTTCCGGAAGAGCTGGCTCTACCGGATGTACTTCCACTGGCCGATCACGTTCTCGCGCGGATGCCCGCATCCGTGCGAGTACTGCGCGGTGCAGACTTACTATCGGCGCAGTTTCCGCACTCGGCCCGTCGAGCAGGTGATCGATGAGATGCGCCGCATCAAGTCGCTCGGCGCCGACCGGCTGCTGTTCCTCGACGACAATCCGGTCGCGCATCCGGAAAAGGCCAAGGAGCTCTTCCGCGCGATGATCCCGCTCAAGATGAAATGGGCGAGCCAGTCGACGATCAACATCGCGCGCGACGACGAATTGCTCGACCTGGCGGCGCGAAGCGGCTGTGTCAGCCTTTCGATCGGCCTCGAGAGCATCGACGAGGCCAGCCTCGACAGCGTCTCGAAGGGGTTCAACAAGCCGGCGCGCTTTGTCGAGGACCTCGCGAAGATCCGCCGCGCCGGCATCCAGGTGATCGCGCTGCTGATCATCGGTCTGGACGGTGACACGACGGCGACGTTCGGGCGCTCTCTCGAGTTCCTCGTCGCCAACCGGATCTCGTTCCTCAAGCTGTTCACGCCGTGCCCGTATCCGGGCACGAAATATCACGACGACATGGTTGCCGAGGGGCGCATCCTCGAGACGGACTGGGGCCGCTACGATTACGGAAGCGCGATCGTCCGGCCCCTGAACATGACGTCCGACCAGATGCTCGAAGGCTTCCAGGAAGTGTATCGCGGCTTCTACTCGATGCCGTCGATCCTGAAGAGGCTGGTGCCGCCGAAAGGACGCCGGCCGCTGGAGACCGCCGCGTACCTCGTCGCCAACCTCAAGGTAAACCGCTACCTCGCTTCGCACCCCGACGCCTGGGGCACGATTTCCTGA
- a CDS encoding class I adenylate-forming enzyme family protein, producing the protein MNVFEVIAAAARERPDHPAIIEDGPHARTISYRSLIAAVEERSRALAASGIGPRQRIGMIVAQGATFVETALSILACGACMVPIADDHPPATVADIVGRAHLHALLEADAASAAPKVTLFAQASDKASAAALPAEVEAAFDATGPAYLRFTSGTTSERKGVVIGHARILERTEAANAGLGVGPTDRVLWLLPMAHHFVVSILLYLRYGATILLPSTSLAPAILELARREAATLLYASPYHMKLLAKDTSGAMLDTLRLAVSTAEGLRREIAEAFAARYAIAIVQALGIMEAGLPVMNLASARTKPEALGRPLPAYEVWLRGENGQPAPGTSAQTSGEICIRGLGMLDAYLDPWTPASAILLPDGFRTGDQGWFDEDGDLHLAGRRAARINMAGMKFFCDEVEAVLDSHPAVERSRVSARQHAHLGELPVAEIVLADGAAAPSPKELALFCREKMAGYMVPRSFDVVTELPMTPTGKLARR; encoded by the coding sequence GTGAACGTCTTCGAGGTCATTGCCGCAGCGGCCCGCGAAAGACCGGATCATCCGGCCATCATCGAGGACGGGCCGCACGCGCGCACGATCTCGTACCGCTCGCTGATTGCCGCCGTCGAGGAGCGCTCGCGTGCGCTGGCGGCCTCGGGAATCGGCCCGCGCCAGCGCATCGGCATGATCGTCGCTCAGGGTGCGACGTTCGTCGAGACTGCGCTTTCGATCCTCGCGTGCGGTGCCTGCATGGTGCCGATTGCCGATGATCATCCGCCGGCAACGGTCGCCGACATCGTGGGCCGCGCCCATCTTCACGCGCTGCTCGAGGCGGATGCGGCGAGCGCAGCACCGAAAGTCACCTTGTTCGCGCAGGCATCGGACAAGGCATCGGCTGCGGCGCTGCCGGCCGAGGTCGAAGCCGCTTTCGACGCAACCGGACCCGCCTATCTGCGCTTCACGTCCGGCACGACGAGTGAGCGCAAGGGCGTGGTGATCGGCCACGCCCGCATCCTCGAAAGAACCGAAGCCGCCAACGCCGGCCTCGGCGTCGGACCGACCGACCGCGTGCTCTGGCTGCTGCCGATGGCGCACCACTTCGTCGTCTCGATCCTGCTCTATCTTCGCTACGGCGCGACCATCCTGCTGCCGTCGACCTCGCTCGCGCCGGCGATCCTCGAGCTGGCGCGGCGCGAGGCGGCCACGTTGCTGTACGCATCGCCGTACCACATGAAGCTGCTCGCGAAGGACACATCGGGTGCGATGCTCGATACGCTGCGCCTTGCCGTCTCGACTGCCGAAGGTCTTCGCAGGGAGATTGCCGAGGCATTTGCGGCGCGCTACGCAATTGCGATCGTCCAGGCACTCGGCATCATGGAAGCCGGCCTTCCGGTGATGAACCTGGCAAGTGCACGCACCAAACCGGAAGCGCTCGGGCGGCCGCTGCCTGCCTACGAGGTGTGGCTGCGCGGCGAGAACGGGCAGCCGGCGCCCGGCACCAGTGCGCAGACGAGCGGCGAGATCTGCATCCGCGGCCTCGGAATGCTCGACGCTTACCTCGACCCGTGGACGCCGGCGTCCGCCATTCTGCTGCCCGACGGATTCCGCACCGGTGACCAGGGCTGGTTCGACGAAGACGGGGACCTCCACCTGGCCGGCCGGCGCGCGGCGCGTATCAACATGGCGGGCATGAAATTCTTCTGCGACGAGGTCGAAGCGGTGCTCGACTCGCATCCGGCCGTCGAACGCAGCCGCGTCAGCGCCAGGCAGCACGCCCACCTCGGCGAGCTGCCGGTGGCCGAGATCGTCCTGGCCGACGGAGCCGCGGCGCCTTCGCCGAAGGAGCTCGCGCTGTTCTGTCGCGAGAAAATGGCCGGCTACATGGTACCGCGCAGCTTCGACGTCGTCACCGAGCTGCCGATGACGCCGACCGGGAAACTCGCGCGGCGGTGA
- a CDS encoding FAD-dependent oxidoreductase, translated as METAREYDVIVAGGGPSGIAAALAAAACGARVLVIEREAVLGGNVARALVHTICGLFLPSPERQAVHAHAGLPRALATRLQKDGSAGGVEWAGGAGFVAIDPFAFASLAECLLAENSRIDVERGASVTVVALADSGPSEVCFLGENGRAGRAAAWNVIDTSGDAVAATLAGAATEQAAAADLQHASYIFRIDGADADALDNMERARTSTAVARAARSGELPASACSIVVRAGLPAGSFYVTLNLPKPVSAGFDPLDAACFRSVEELAGRDADAVFAFLVATRPPLRHATIGAKAARFGIRETRRVRGLVRLEQADVLAGTRRDDEACMSTWPVELWHSHERMTFRHVAAASSIPLGCLVADHPSGRLAMAGRCASASHEALGAIRVIGTSMATGEAAGVLAALAAARRSSLAAIDAAEVRALVASGATAERV; from the coding sequence GTGGAGACCGCGCGCGAATACGACGTCATCGTCGCCGGCGGGGGCCCTTCCGGGATCGCAGCGGCGCTGGCCGCAGCGGCCTGTGGAGCGCGAGTGCTGGTCATCGAGCGCGAGGCCGTGCTCGGAGGCAACGTCGCACGGGCGCTGGTGCACACGATCTGCGGGCTGTTCCTGCCGTCGCCGGAACGCCAGGCGGTGCACGCGCATGCCGGCTTGCCGCGCGCGCTGGCAACTCGCCTCCAGAAGGACGGTTCGGCTGGCGGCGTCGAGTGGGCTGGCGGGGCTGGGTTTGTCGCGATCGATCCTTTCGCCTTCGCCTCGCTCGCCGAATGCCTGCTCGCCGAGAATTCGAGGATCGACGTCGAACGCGGCGCTTCGGTCACGGTCGTCGCGCTTGCCGACAGCGGCCCCAGCGAGGTCTGCTTCCTCGGCGAGAATGGCCGCGCGGGGCGCGCTGCCGCGTGGAACGTCATCGACACCAGCGGCGACGCCGTCGCCGCGACGCTCGCCGGGGCCGCAACGGAACAGGCTGCAGCCGCCGATCTGCAGCACGCGTCGTACATCTTTCGCATCGACGGAGCCGACGCCGACGCGCTCGACAACATGGAGCGCGCGCGCACGTCGACGGCGGTGGCACGCGCGGCGCGCAGCGGAGAGCTGCCCGCGTCGGCCTGCTCGATCGTCGTGCGCGCGGGGCTTCCTGCGGGATCGTTCTACGTCACGCTGAACCTGCCAAAGCCCGTGTCCGCCGGTTTCGATCCGCTCGACGCGGCGTGTTTTCGTTCGGTGGAGGAACTTGCCGGACGCGATGCCGACGCGGTGTTTGCCTTTCTGGTCGCAACGAGGCCGCCGCTGCGCCACGCGACGATCGGTGCGAAGGCCGCGCGCTTCGGCATCCGCGAGACGCGGCGCGTGCGAGGCCTCGTACGCCTCGAGCAGGCCGATGTGCTCGCCGGGACGCGCCGCGACGACGAAGCGTGCATGTCGACGTGGCCGGTGGAGCTGTGGCACAGTCACGAAAGGATGACGTTCCGCCACGTGGCCGCGGCCTCGTCGATTCCCCTTGGCTGTCTCGTCGCGGATCATCCATCGGGTCGCCTGGCAATGGCCGGGCGCTGCGCATCGGCCAGCCACGAAGCTCTCGGCGCGATCCGCGTGATCGGCACTTCGATGGCAACCGGCGAGGCGGCAGGCGTCCTGGCCGCGCTCGCGGCCGCACGTCGAAGCAGCCTCGCTGCGATCGATGCAGCCGAGGTGCGTGCGCTCGTCGCATCCGGCGCGACGGCGGAGCGCGTGTGA
- a CDS encoding phosphopantetheine-binding protein, which produces MSILSRQELEQRIFDIVREDILTVDDGFTQQSSLIEAGLDSLALTQLMLAIEENTGVWVDESLLNEETLASVAALAGLVHATLQQA; this is translated from the coding sequence GTGTCGATCCTGTCCAGGCAAGAGCTCGAGCAGCGCATCTTCGACATCGTGCGCGAAGACATCCTCACGGTCGACGACGGCTTCACGCAGCAGTCGAGCCTGATCGAGGCCGGACTGGATTCGCTTGCGCTCACCCAGCTCATGCTGGCCATCGAGGAGAACACCGGTGTCTGGGTCGATGAGAGCCTCCTGAACGAGGAAACCCTGGCCAGCGTCGCTGCGCTGGCCGGACTGGTGCATGCCACGCTCCAGCAAGCCTGA
- a CDS encoding tryptophan 7-halogenase, with amino-acid sequence MPRRKIRSVAVLGGGPVGSSLSAYLARSGMRVALFHKAKRPPIIVGESLVPAIVPFLRRLGIEKEVEAFSTYKPGATFVLSTENDISFRFDQAIGAEVNYSYNTPRDRFDAAILGAARAAGATIIEGTAALERENGSDRVRLSDKAMELAGDALSGQPDFIVDATGRSRTIGNLFEIPFVEGPRKDTALHAHMKGVPLVVEGNVHTDRLSRGWCWRIPLPGRVSIGLVVNAEHLARFGPSIEDQFAGTLAEEPVLSRWSAGAERVTPVVKYTNYQMRSVRGVGENWATVGDSFGFIDPVFSSGLLIGMEGALELSQALVAGTDRALKRFEQHVLYNLKVWQRLVDYYYNGSLFTLFLIGQYKAKQKGWSVLNRHFGRHMPRVFTGEATRSRYSVGLVDFMVKYGTYGHDCAELSVR; translated from the coding sequence GTGCCTCGTCGCAAGATCCGCAGCGTCGCCGTGCTCGGCGGCGGGCCGGTCGGCTCCAGCCTTTCCGCCTACCTGGCCAGATCCGGCATGCGCGTGGCCCTGTTCCACAAGGCCAAGCGCCCGCCGATCATCGTCGGCGAATCGCTGGTGCCTGCCATCGTCCCGTTCCTGAGAAGACTCGGGATCGAGAAAGAAGTCGAGGCTTTCAGCACGTACAAGCCCGGCGCGACCTTCGTGCTGTCGACGGAGAACGACATCAGTTTTCGCTTCGACCAGGCCATCGGCGCCGAGGTCAACTATTCGTACAACACGCCGCGCGACCGTTTCGACGCCGCGATCCTCGGGGCTGCGCGCGCGGCCGGCGCGACGATCATCGAAGGAACGGCCGCGCTGGAGCGGGAAAACGGCAGCGACCGCGTGCGGCTTTCCGACAAGGCGATGGAGCTTGCCGGTGACGCGCTCAGCGGGCAGCCCGATTTCATCGTCGACGCCACCGGCCGCTCGCGCACGATCGGCAACCTCTTCGAGATCCCGTTCGTCGAAGGCCCGCGCAAGGACACGGCCCTGCACGCGCACATGAAGGGCGTGCCGCTCGTCGTCGAAGGCAACGTGCACACCGACCGCCTTTCGCGCGGCTGGTGCTGGAGGATCCCGTTGCCCGGCCGCGTCTCGATCGGGCTCGTCGTCAACGCCGAGCACCTGGCGCGCTTCGGTCCTTCGATCGAGGACCAGTTTGCGGGCACGCTTGCCGAAGAACCGGTGCTCAGCCGCTGGAGCGCGGGCGCCGAGCGCGTCACTCCCGTCGTCAAGTACACGAACTACCAGATGCGCTCGGTTCGCGGCGTCGGCGAGAACTGGGCGACGGTCGGCGATTCGTTCGGTTTCATCGATCCGGTGTTCTCGAGCGGCCTGCTGATCGGAATGGAAGGGGCGCTCGAGCTGTCGCAGGCGCTCGTCGCGGGCACCGACCGCGCGCTCAAGCGCTTCGAGCAGCACGTGCTCTACAACCTGAAGGTGTGGCAGCGCCTGGTGGACTACTACTACAACGGCAGCCTGTTCACGCTGTTCCTGATCGGCCAGTACAAGGCCAAGCAGAAAGGCTGGAGCGTTCTCAACCGTCACTTCGGCCGCCACATGCCGCGGGTGTTCACCGGCGAGGCGACGCGCAGCCGCTACAGCGTCGGCCTCGTCGATTTCATGGTGAAGTACGGGACCTACGGCCACGACTGCGCCGAACTGTCGGTGCGCTGA
- a CDS encoding NAD(P)/FAD-dependent oxidoreductase, with protein sequence MAGRRPPGTDFHSEAAAGRYDVVVVGSGIGGLTAAALLARAGRSVLVIERHDRVGGYAHAFRRRRYRFDSAVHLVGGCGSRRGDGGGLVQRVLAASGVEGRCEFLAVDPFYEAVYDGQRFEVPGRVDDFLAMHASLFPRERDQIVRFLAIVDEVYNQTRLAQQLESALDILGSVERFPALVRYHRATLADVLEASVGDPMLRALLATTWPYVGLPPSRVSFLYWANMMGTYLREGPWYCRGTFQNFANALAEGIRGAGGELLLRSAVRRITTENGRATGVVLETGQHIGADVVVSNADALQTAEELVGESRLPPRWLSQVRGAKRSISAFVVYAATDMDLAAAGVCHESFQFRDHDHDRAFATTLDGNPDWLSMTVPSLMDASLAPDGQHVLVLTTLMPYEAAASWRTRKRGVTDAMLAFVETRVPGLASSLRFAEGGTPRTMERYTRNTGGAIYGWELSPAQVGPGRLPSATPIEGLHLAGHWTRPGGGIYGVVLSGIDAAVRVLGLKTPDSLWSLLGV encoded by the coding sequence GTGGCCGGCCGCCGCCCGCCGGGAACCGATTTCCACTCCGAGGCCGCCGCCGGCCGCTACGACGTCGTCGTCGTCGGCAGCGGCATCGGCGGCCTGACCGCGGCCGCCCTGCTTGCGCGGGCGGGCCGCAGCGTGCTGGTCATCGAGCGCCACGACCGCGTCGGCGGCTATGCGCACGCGTTTCGCCGTCGCCGCTACCGTTTCGATTCGGCCGTGCACCTGGTCGGCGGTTGCGGCAGCCGTCGCGGCGACGGCGGCGGCCTCGTGCAGAGAGTCCTGGCGGCGTCGGGCGTCGAGGGACGCTGCGAGTTTCTCGCCGTCGATCCGTTCTACGAAGCAGTCTACGACGGCCAGCGCTTCGAGGTGCCGGGACGCGTCGACGATTTCCTCGCGATGCATGCGTCGCTGTTCCCGCGCGAGCGCGACCAGATCGTACGGTTCCTCGCAATCGTCGACGAAGTCTACAACCAGACGCGGCTGGCCCAGCAGCTCGAGTCGGCGCTGGACATCCTCGGGTCGGTCGAACGCTTTCCGGCGCTGGTGCGCTACCATCGCGCGACGCTGGCCGACGTGCTCGAAGCGAGCGTCGGCGATCCGATGCTGCGCGCGCTGCTGGCGACGACGTGGCCCTACGTCGGCCTTCCTCCGTCGCGCGTGTCGTTCCTGTACTGGGCCAACATGATGGGCACCTATCTTCGCGAAGGGCCGTGGTACTGCCGCGGAACGTTCCAGAACTTCGCGAATGCGCTGGCCGAGGGCATCCGCGGCGCCGGCGGCGAGCTTCTGCTTCGCAGCGCCGTACGCCGCATCACGACCGAAAACGGGCGCGCGACCGGCGTCGTGCTCGAAACCGGGCAGCACATCGGCGCCGACGTTGTCGTCTCGAATGCCGACGCGTTGCAGACGGCCGAGGAACTGGTCGGCGAGTCGCGGCTTCCACCGCGCTGGCTCAGCCAGGTACGCGGGGCGAAGCGCTCGATCTCGGCCTTCGTCGTCTACGCGGCCACCGACATGGACCTGGCGGCGGCGGGCGTCTGTCACGAGAGCTTCCAGTTCCGCGATCACGACCACGACCGTGCATTCGCGACGACGCTGGACGGCAATCCGGACTGGTTGTCGATGACGGTGCCGAGCCTGATGGACGCTTCGCTGGCGCCCGACGGCCAGCACGTGCTGGTGCTGACGACGCTGATGCCCTACGAGGCCGCCGCCAGTTGGAGGACACGCAAGCGAGGCGTCACCGATGCGATGCTCGCTTTCGTCGAGACCCGTGTGCCCGGACTCGCTTCCTCGCTGCGCTTTGCCGAAGGCGGCACGCCGCGCACGATGGAGCGCTACACGCGCAACACGGGCGGCGCGATCTACGGATGGGAGTTGTCGCCCGCCCAGGTGGGGCCGGGACGGCTGCCGTCCGCTACTCCGATCGAAGGATTGCACCTTGCCGGACACTGGACTCGGCCGGGAGGCGGAATATACGGTGTCGTATTGTCGGGAATCGATGCAGCGGTTCGCGTGCTCGGCCTGAAGACTCCAGACTCGCTGTGGAGCCTGCTCGGAGTCTGA
- a CDS encoding VOC family protein — MTPTCTHVALFCRDIEASVGFYARHVGLHEVHRRSDDGTIVVWMAEAGRSEDFVLVLLGILPPDRGEGPVAHLGYAMGSRDDVDRAASRGLADGIEVQGPIYAGPVVGYYCMLRDPDGNRVEFSHGQSLGRAHDSSDGNG; from the coding sequence TTGACACCCACCTGCACTCACGTCGCGCTGTTCTGCCGTGACATCGAGGCTTCGGTCGGTTTTTACGCGCGCCACGTCGGACTGCACGAAGTACACCGGCGCAGCGACGACGGAACCATCGTGGTCTGGATGGCCGAAGCAGGGCGGTCCGAGGATTTCGTGCTCGTGCTGCTCGGCATCCTGCCACCGGACCGCGGCGAGGGACCGGTGGCACATCTGGGTTACGCGATGGGTTCGCGCGACGACGTCGATCGCGCGGCGTCCCGGGGACTGGCCGACGGCATCGAAGTGCAGGGACCGATCTATGCCGGACCCGTCGTCGGCTACTACTGCATGCTGCGCGATCCCGACGGCAACCGGGTGGAATTCTCGCACGGGCAGTCGCTCGGGCGCGCCCACGACAGCAGCGACGGCAACGGCTGA
- a CDS encoding NUDIX hydrolase, whose protein sequence is MSPKSSSGSSWNGPREITFELPTIGFPPVSERAHGEVCMAIVRRSGRVLLQTKQSYPGSVMRLPSGGIQRGEKVERALLREIWEETNLTVSIERFVARIGYKAGEAHSRFFTHLFLVRELSGVLQSNDPDEKISDWQEALPEELPSFADKLRRVTPTWRSWGIFRAAAMDVLCEHAADLMHRS, encoded by the coding sequence TTGAGCCCCAAGTCTTCGTCGGGCTCTTCCTGGAACGGGCCCCGCGAGATCACGTTCGAGCTCCCGACGATCGGGTTTCCGCCGGTCAGCGAGCGCGCCCACGGCGAAGTCTGCATGGCCATCGTGCGCCGCAGCGGACGCGTGCTGCTGCAGACCAAGCAGAGCTATCCCGGATCGGTGATGCGCCTTCCGTCGGGCGGCATCCAGCGCGGGGAGAAGGTCGAGCGTGCGCTCCTGCGCGAGATCTGGGAAGAAACCAACCTCACGGTCAGCATCGAGCGCTTCGTCGCACGCATCGGTTACAAGGCCGGGGAGGCGCATTCGCGTTTCTTCACCCACCTGTTCCTGGTTCGCGAGCTTTCCGGCGTGCTGCAGAGCAACGATCCCGACGAGAAGATCTCGGACTGGCAGGAGGCGCTGCCCGAGGAGCTGCCGTCGTTTGCCGACAAGCTGCGCCGCGTGACGCCCACGTGGCGGAGCTGGGGCATCTTCCGCGCCGCCGCGATGGACGTGCTCTGCGAGCACGCCGCCGACCTGATGCACCGGAGCTGA